A single region of the Micropterus dolomieu isolate WLL.071019.BEF.003 ecotype Adirondacks linkage group LG02, ASM2129224v1, whole genome shotgun sequence genome encodes:
- the LOC123961295 gene encoding myosin heavy chain, skeletal muscle, adult-like isoform X5, with product MSDVEMEVFGVAAPYLRKSERERIAAQNMVFDAKTAVFVPDPKQEYVKGKIKSQDGANVTVETENGKVVTVHLDDVRPMNPPKFDKIEDMALLTHLHEPAVLFNLKERYAAWMIYTYSGLFCVTVNPYKWLPVYNPEVVAGYRGKKRQEAPPHIFSISDNAYQFVLTDRENQSILITGESGAGKTVNTKRVIQYFATIASFGDSSKKEQGTLEDQIIQANPLLEAFGNAKTVRNDNSSRFGKFIRIHFGTKGKLASADIETYLLEKSRVTFQLPAERSYHIFYQIMSNRKPDLIEMLLITTNPYDYPFISQGEITVLSINDPEELMATDSAIDILGFNTEEKVGIYKLTGAVMHNGNMKFKQKQREEQAEPDGSEVADKVAYLMGLNSADLLKALCYPRVKVGNEYVTKGQTPQQVNNAMGALSKAVYEKLFMWMVTRINQQLDTKLPRQHFIGVLDIAGFEIFEMNSLEQLCINFTNEKLQQFFNHHMFVLEQEEYKKEGIAWEFIDFGMDLAACIELIEKPMGIFSILEEECMFPKATDGSFKNKLFDQHLGKTSIFQKPKHCKGKAEAHFSLMHYAGTVDYNISGWLEKNKDPLNDTVVQLYQKASLKLLSQLFATYATSAAAADGSKRSFKKKGSSFQTVSALFRENLNKLMANLRSTHPHFVRCIIPNETKTPGSMDHHLVLHQLRCNGVLEGIRICRKGFPSRILYGDFRQRYRILNASAIPEGQFIDSKKASEKLLSSIDVDHAQYRFGYTKVFFKAGLLGLLEEMRDERLAVLITRIQAVSRGYVTRLRFKEMAKKRESIFIIQYNIRSFMNVKNWPWMRLYFKIKPLLRSAEAEKEMQTMKEEFSRLKEEFAKSEARRKELEEKMVTLVQEKNDLYLQIQAERENLCDAEERCEGLIKSKIHLEAKVKEFSERMEEEEEINSEVTAKKRKLEDECSELKRDIDDLELTIAKVEKEKYATENKVKNLVEELSTLEENLLKSSKDIKSLQEVHQQTLDDLQAEEDKVNSLMKIKIKLEQQVDDLEGSLEQEKKVHADMERSRKKLEGDLKFSQETIMDLENERQQMEERLKKKDFEISHLQCKIEDEQALGTQLQKMIKELQARIEELEEEIEAERSARAKVEKQRSDLSRELEEISERLEEAGGATAAQADLNKKREAEFQRLRRDLEESTLQHESIAATLRKKQADSVAELSDQMENIQRVKQKLEKEKNELKMEVDDMASNMESVLKSKANLEKLCRGLEDQMNEHKTKADEAQRSVSDYATLSARLQTENGELTRLLDEKETIISQMTRVKSVATQQIEDLKRHLDEEIKAKNALVHSLQSSRHDCELLREQYEEEQEAKAELQRCLSKANSDMAQWRTKYETDAIQRNEELEEAKKKLTQRLQESEEMTETANVKCASLEKTKHRLQAEVEDLMVELERSNAANASLDKKQRNFDKVLAEWKQKNEESQSDLEVSQRESRVLSTEIFKLKNSYEEALDHLENIKRENKNLQQEITDITEQVGQSAKTIHELEKAAKQAEQEKRDTQVALEEAESSLEHEETKILHLQLELNQIKSEVDRKVADKDEEIDQLKRNHQRAADTLQNALDAETHSRNDAMRTKKKMEGDLNEMEIQLGHANRQAAEATKQLRNLQTQLKDSQVHLGVALQSQEDLKEQLAITERRISLITVENEEMMAALGQSERSRKLAEQELIEISERIQLLRSQNTSLLNTKKKMESDLVQLQSEMEDTVQEAKSTDEKAKKAIMDAAMMAEELKKEQDTSAHLEKMKKNLEVTVKDLQQRLDEAEQMALKGGKKELQKLETRVRELENELDTEQKCSSEAMKGVRKYERKINELTYQGEEEKKNVARLQDLVNKLQLKVKAYKRQCEEAEEQTSKHLAKSRKVQHELEEAEERADIAESQLNKLRAKTRDVLSKGE from the exons ATGAGTGATGTCGAGATGGAAGTATTCGGGGTGGCTGCCCCGTACCTCCGCAAATCAGAGCGGGAGAGAATCGCAGCCCAAAACATGGTGTTTGATGCCAAAACAGCCGTCTTTGTGCCTGACCCGAAGCAGGAGTATGTGAAGGGAAAAATCAAAAGCCAAGACGGTGCTAATGTCACTGTGGAGACTGAGAATGGAAAG GTTGTCACTGTGCACCTGGATGACGTTCGCCCCATGAACCCTCCCAAATTTGACAAGATCGAGGACATGGCCCTGCTGACGCATCTCCATGAACCGGCCGTGCTCTTCAACCTCAAGGAGCGCTACGCCGCCTGGATGATCTAT ACCTACTCTGGGCTcttctgtgtgactgtgaaCCCCTATAAGTGGCTTCCAGTCTACAACCCGGAGGTGGTGGCCGGGTACCGTGGAAAGAAACGGCAAGAGGCCCCCCCGCACATCTTCTCCATCTCTGACAACGCCTACCAGTTCGTGCTCACAG ATCGAGAGAACCAGTCTATCCTGATCAC TGGAGAATCTGGTGCGGGGAAGACTGTCAACACAAAGAGAGTCATCCAGTATTTTGCAACAATTGCATCATTCGGAGACTCCAGCAAGAAAGAGCAA GGGACTCTGGAGGATCAAATCATCCAGGCCAACCCTCTGCTGGAAGCTTTTGGCAACGCCAAGACTGTGAGAAACGACAACTCGTCTCGATTT GGCAAATTCATCCGCATTCACTTTGGAACAAAGGGGAAGTTGGCATCAGCTGATATTGAAACTT ACCTTTTGGAAAAATCCAGAGTGACCTTTCAGCTGCCGGCAGAGAGGAGCTATCACATCTTTTATCAGATCATGTCAAACAGGAAGCCGGATTTAATAG AGATGCTGCTGATAACCACCAATCCATATGACTACCCTTTCATCAGCCAGGGTGAAATCACTGTGCTGAGCATCAATGATCCCGAGGAGCTGATGGCCACAGAT AGTGCCATTGACATCCTGGGGTTTAACACGGAGGAAAAGGTGGGCATCTACAAGCTGACTGGAGCTGTAATGCACAACGGGAACATGAAGTTCAAGCAGAAGCAGCGGGAGGAGCAGGCGGAGCCCGATGGCAGTGAGG TGGCGGACAAAGTTGCCTACCTCATGGGTCTAAACTCAGCTGACTTGCTGAAAGCGCTGTGTTATCCCCGAGTGAAGGTTGGCAATGAGTATGTCACCAAAGGCCAGACTCCGCAGCAG GTGAACAACGCCATGGGTGCCCTGTCTAAGGCCGTGTATGAGAAGCTGTTCATGTGGATGGTCACGAGGATCAACCAGCAGCTCGACACCAAACTCCCAAGACAGCATTTTATTGGCGTCCTGGATATTGCAGGGTTTGAGATCTTCGAG ATGAACAGCCTGGAGCAGCTGTGCATCAACTTTACAAATGAGAAGCTGCAACAGTTTTTTAACCACCACATGTTTGTGTTGGAGCAAGAGGAATACAAAAAGGAAGGAATTGCGTGGGAGTTCATTGACTTCGGCATGGACTTGGCAGCCTGCATTGAGCTCATTGAAAAG CCGATGGGTATTTTTTCAATTCTCGAAGAGGAGTGCATGTTTCCAAAGGCGACAGATGGCTCCTTCAAGAACAAGCTGTTCGACCAACACCTGGGGAAGACCAGCATCTTTCAGAAGCCCAAGCACTGCAAAGGAAAAGCAGAAGCCCACTTCTCGCTGATGCATTATGCCGGAACTGTAGACTACAATATCAGCGGCTggctggaaaaaaataaagaccctCTAAATGACACTGTGGTGCAACTTTACCAAAAAGCTTCCCTTAAGCTGCTCTCTCAGCTCTTTGCCACATATGCCACTTCTGCCG ctgctgctgatggaagTAAGAGAAGTTTCAAGAAAAAGGGCTCCTCTTTCCAGACAGTTTCTGCACTTTTCAGG GAAAATCTGAATAAACTGATGGCCAACCTCAGATCCACACATCCACACTTTGTAAGATGCATTATCCCCAATGAAACCAAAACACCAG GGTCCATGGACCACCATCTGGTCCTTCACCAGTTACGCTGTAACGGCGTGCTGGAAGGTATCAGGATTTGCAGAAAGGGATTCCCAAGCAGGATCCTCTATGGAGATTTCAGGCAGAG GTACCGGATTCTGAATGCCAGTGCGATCCCTGAGGGGCAGTTTATTGACAGCAAGAAGGCGTCAGAGAAACTACTCTCCTCCATTGATGTGGACCATGCTCAGTATAGATTTGGATACACAAAG GTTTTTTTCAAAGCTGGCCTGCTGGGTCTTCTAGAGGAGATGAGGGATGAACGTCTGGCTGTGCTGATAACTCGCATACAGGCTGTGTCCAGAGGTTATGTCACCAGGCTGAGGTTCAAGGAGATGGCAAAGAAAAG AGAGTCCATCTTCATCATCCAATACAACATCCGTTCATTCATGAATGTGAAGAACTGGCCTTGGATGAGGCTCTACTTCAAGATAAAACCTCTGTTACGAAGTGCGGAGGCCGAGAAGGAGATGCAGACCATGAAAGAGGAATTCTCACGACTCAAAGAGGAGTTTGCAAAGTCAGAGGCCAGGAggaaggagctggaggagaaaaTGGTCACGCTCGTCCAGGAGAAAAATGACCTTTACCTTCAAATCCAAGCA GAGAGGGAGAACCTGTGCGATGCTGAGGAGAGGTGTGAAGGCTTGATAAAGAGCAAAATCCACCTGGAGGCCAAAGTCAAAGAGTTCTCCgagaggatggaggaagaggaggagatcaACTCCGAAGTCACCGCTAAGAAGAGGAAGCTGGAGGACGAATGTTCGGAGCTCAAAAGAGACATCGACGACCTGGAACTCACCATCGCCAAAGTGGAGAAGGAGAAATATGCCACAGAAAATAAG GTTAAGAATTTGGTGGAGGAGCTTAGCACTCTTGAGGAAAACCTGCTGAAGTCTTCAAAGGACATCAAATCTTTGCAGGAGGTGCACCAGCAGACGTTAGATGACCTCCAGGCTGAGGAGGATAAAGTAAACTCTCTAATGAAGATCAAAATCAAGTTGGAGCAACAGGTTGATGAT CTCGAGGGCTCACTGGAGCAGGAAAAGAAGGTGCATGCAGACATGGAGAGATCCAGAAAAAAACTGGAGGGGGACCTGAAATTTTCCCAGGAAACCATCATGGACCTGGAGAATGAAAGACAGCAAatggaagagagactgaaaaA AAAGGACTTTGAAATCAGCCACCTGCAGTGCAAAATTGAAGACGAGCAAGCCCTTGGGACACAACTACAAAAGATGATTAAAGAGCTTCAG GCTCGCATTGAAGAGCTAGAGGAGGAAATCGAGGCTGAGCGCTCGGCTCGAGCCAAAGTGGAGAAGCAGAGGTCCGATCTGTCCAGGGAGCTGGAGGAAATCAGCGAGAGGCTGGAGGAGGCCGGAGGAGCCACCGCTGCTCAGGCTGATCTCAACAAGAAGCGCGAGGCCGAGTTTCAGAGGCTGCGTCGTGATCTGGAAGAGTCCACCCTGCAGCACGAATCCATTGCTGCAACTTTACGTAAAAAGCAGGCCGACAGTGTTGCCGAGCTCAGTGATCAGATGGAAAACATACAAAGAGTCAAGCAGAAactggagaaagaaaaaaatgagcTGAAGATGGAAGTCGATGACATGGCAAGCAATATGGAGAGTGTTCTGAAAAGCAAG GCTAATCTGGAGAAACTGTGCCGGGGCCTTGAAGACCAAATGAATGAACACAAGACCAAAGCAGATGAAGCCCAGAGGTCTGTGAGTGATTATGCCACACTCAGCGCTCGtctacaaacagaaaatg GTGAGCTTACACGTCTGCTGGATGAGAAAGAGACCATCATATCCCAGATGACCAGAGTGAAATCTGTGGCAACTCAACAAATCGAAGACTTGAAGAGACATTTGGATGAGGAAATTAAG GCAAAAAACGCCTTGGTTCACAGTTTGCAGTCATCTCGTCATGACTGCGAGCTGCTAAGAGAGCAGTacgaggaggagcaggaggccaAAGCTGAGCTGCAGCGCTGTCTGTCCAAGGCCAACAGTGACATGGCTCAGTGGAGAACCAAATATGAGACAGACGCCATCCAGCGCAATGAAGAGCTCGAGGAGGCAAA GAAGAAGCTGACCCAGCGGCTGCAGGAGTCTGAGGAAATGACAGAGACAGCAAATGTCAAATGTGCATCTCTGGAGAAAACCAAGCATAGGCTGCAGGCTGAGGTTGAGGATCTTATGGTTGAGCTGGAAAGGTCAAATGCAGCTAACGCCTCCTTGGacaagaaacagagaaactTTGACAAA GTTCTGGCTGAatggaaacagaaaaatgagGAGAGTCAGTCAGATCTGGAAGTTTCCCAGAGAGAGTCGAGAGTGCTAAGTACAGAAATCTTCAAGCTGAAAAATTCATACGAAGAGGCTCTGGATCACCTGGAGAACataaaaagagagaataaaaatCTTCAGC AGGAGATCACAGATATCACCGAACAAGTCGGACAATCTGCTAAAACTATCCATGAGCTGGAGAAAGCTGCCAAGCAAGCTGAACAGGAGAAGAGAGACACCCAGGTAGCTCTTGAGGAAGCTGAG TCTTCCCTGGAACACGAGGAGACCAAAATCCTGCACCTTCAACTGGAGCTGAACCAGATCAagtcagaagtggacagaaaggTGGCGGATAAAGATGAAGAAATCGATCAGCTCAAAAGGAATCACCAGAGAGCTGCCGACACTCTGCAGAACGCGCTGGACGCAGAGACGCACAGCAGAAACGACGCTATGCGGACGAAGAAAAAGATGGAGGGAGATCTGAACGAGATGGAGATCCAGCTGGGTCACGCCAACCGCCAGGCAGCCGAGGCAACCAAACAACTGAGGAACCTGCAGACTCAGTTGAAG GACTCCCAGGTGCATCTGGGAGTTGCGCTCCAGAGTCAGGAGGACTTAAAGGAACAATTAGCTATCACAGAGCGACGAATCAGTTTGATCACGGTGGAGAATGAAGAGATGATGGCGGCGCTTGGGCAATCTGAGAGAAGTCGCAAGCTGGCCGAGCAGGAGCTGATTGAAATCAGTGAGAGGATTCAGCTGCTGCGCTCCCAG AACACCAGCCTTCTGAACACTAAAAAGAAGATGGAGTCTGACTTAGTTCAGCTGCAGTCAGAGATGGAGGACACTGTCCAGGAGGCGAAGAGTACTGATGAGAAGGCCAAAAAAGCCATCATGGAT GCTGCCATGATGGCTGAGGAGCTGAAGAAAGAGCAGGACACCAGCGCTCACTtggagaagatgaagaagaaccTGGAGGTCACAGTGAAAGACCTGCAGCAGCGTCTGGATGAAGCCGAGCAGATGGCTCTGAAAGGAGGGAAGAAAGAGCTCCAGAAACTGGAAACCAGG GTCCGTGAGTTGGAAAATGAATTGGACACAGAACAGAAATGCAGCAGTGAGGCCATGAAAGGTGTGCGGAAATATGAGAGAAAAATTAATGAGCTCACTTATCAG ggtgaggaggagaagaagaacgtGGCAAGACTCCAGGATTTGGTCAACAAACTGCAACTGAAAGTGAAAGCATATAAGCGGCAGTGTGAGGAGGCG GAGGAGCAAACCAGCAAACATTTGGCTAAATCTCGGAAGGTGCAACATGAACTGGAGGAAGCTGAAGAACGAGCAGATATCGCAGAATCCCAGTTAAATAAATTACGAGCAAAGACCCGTGATGTTCTTAGTAAAGGGGAGTAG